The Natranaerobius trueperi genome window below encodes:
- a CDS encoding ferritin has product MIPEKLLDKLNEQIKHEFYSAHYYLAMAAYCKSEDLDGFANFFMVQAEEERFHAMKFFNFIDEHGETPVITGFEDPKNDFSSLQEVFELSLKHEQHVTKLIHNLMDIAQEERHHASISFLQWFVDEQVEEESSMDNILSKVKRVGNDGSGILMLDQELAQRTFTPPNEGEQN; this is encoded by the coding sequence ATGATACCTGAGAAGCTTTTAGATAAGTTAAATGAACAAATCAAGCATGAATTTTATTCCGCTCATTATTATCTAGCCATGGCTGCTTATTGTAAATCAGAGGATTTAGATGGTTTTGCTAATTTCTTTATGGTGCAAGCTGAAGAAGAACGATTTCATGCTATGAAGTTTTTTAATTTTATTGATGAGCATGGAGAAACTCCTGTTATTACAGGATTTGAAGACCCAAAGAATGACTTTTCTTCATTACAAGAGGTTTTTGAGCTATCATTAAAACATGAACAACATGTGACAAAGCTAATACATAACTTAATGGATATTGCTCAAGAAGAAAGACACCATGCATCAATTAGCTTTTTACAGTGGTTTGTAGATGAACAGGTAGAAGAAGAGTCTTCTATGGATAACATTTTAAGTAAAGTTAAGCGTGTTGGAAATGATGGTTCTGGTATTTTAATGCTAGATCAGGAACTTGCTCAAAGGACATTTACTCCACCTAATGAAGGAGAACAAAATTAG
- a CDS encoding SIMPL domain-containing protein, with protein sequence MLSKKSRPNLTMGVVMAIGLMLAFSPVTSYAIEEEVLDLNGETSIVTVKGEGIVEVEPDLAYLTLGVETSSESVRNAQEENIDKMELVVDTLHDIGLDEQDIKVGQYSIGQQYVHPEDDEDPEYEVSNQIDVTVTDLEQVGPILEAGVEKGVNNVISLEYGVESEKEYELKALDKAMEKAKNKAKRIAAFYKKSLGDARQVNEGSTSIGYTEIDFSSDRSVALEEAEMDAYGTAGLAAEPGEVTFDASVDVLYKIE encoded by the coding sequence ATGTTATCTAAAAAGTCTAGACCTAATTTAACCATGGGAGTTGTTATGGCTATTGGATTAATGTTAGCTTTCTCACCTGTAACTTCTTATGCTATCGAAGAAGAAGTATTAGATCTTAACGGAGAAACCAGTATAGTAACTGTCAAGGGTGAGGGGATTGTAGAAGTTGAACCTGATTTAGCTTATCTAACACTTGGTGTTGAAACTAGTTCTGAAAGTGTAAGAAATGCTCAAGAAGAGAATATTGATAAAATGGAATTGGTTGTAGATACCTTACACGATATAGGATTAGATGAACAAGATATTAAAGTTGGACAATATAGTATCGGTCAACAATATGTACATCCTGAAGATGATGAAGACCCTGAATACGAAGTCTCAAACCAAATTGATGTCACTGTAACAGATTTAGAACAAGTAGGACCTATTTTAGAAGCTGGTGTAGAAAAAGGCGTAAACAATGTTATATCCCTCGAATACGGAGTTGAGAGTGAAAAAGAGTATGAACTAAAAGCACTAGATAAAGCTATGGAAAAGGCAAAGAATAAAGCAAAAAGAATTGCAGCATTTTACAAAAAGTCACTGGGGGATGCTAGGCAAGTAAACGAAGGGAGCACATCCATAGGTTATACTGAAATTGATTTCTCTTCTGATAGATCAGTAGCACTAGAAGAAGCAGAAATGGATGCTTATGGTACTGCTGGTTTAGCTGCAGAACCAGGAGAAGTCACTTTTGATGCTAGTGTAGATGTGTTATATAAAATTGAATAA
- a CDS encoding THUMP domain-containing class I SAM-dependent RNA methyltransferase has protein sequence MEHYELIATSTFGMEALVKQEIKDLGYDIISVENGKVTFKGDNEAICRTNLWLRTADRVKIKVGEFKATSFEELFEKTKELPWGEILPPNATFPVEGKSVKSQLYSVPDCQAIVKKSVVESLKQKYNKQWFDEDGPLYKIEIALLKDTATLTIDTTGAGLHKRGYRALQSYAPLKETLAAGLILLARWWPDTALVDPFCGSGTIPIEAAMIGCKIPPGLKRDFTATSWPNISNKTWEQAKEEGMEIAQFDKKLKIKGYDIDDNMVQLSKENAKKVLGKNTLEFHTLSVEDLTSKEEYGKIICNPPYGERLGEEPEVDELYREMGKVFRKRLPSWSFYILTAHNNFEKLFGEEATKRRKLFNGRIKVDYYQYFGPKPPKQR, from the coding sequence ATGGAGCATTATGAATTAATAGCTACTTCTACTTTTGGGATGGAAGCACTAGTTAAACAAGAAATTAAGGATTTAGGCTATGACATTATTTCTGTTGAAAATGGGAAAGTAACTTTTAAAGGAGATAATGAAGCAATTTGTAGAACTAATCTATGGTTAAGAACTGCTGATAGAGTTAAAATAAAAGTAGGTGAGTTTAAAGCTACTTCTTTTGAGGAATTGTTTGAAAAAACAAAAGAACTTCCATGGGGTGAGATACTACCGCCAAATGCAACTTTTCCTGTTGAAGGGAAATCTGTTAAGTCACAATTATATAGTGTTCCAGATTGTCAAGCAATTGTAAAAAAATCAGTAGTAGAAAGCTTAAAACAAAAATATAATAAACAATGGTTTGACGAAGATGGTCCACTTTACAAAATTGAGATAGCTCTCTTAAAAGATACTGCAACTTTAACTATAGATACCACCGGAGCAGGATTACATAAACGAGGATATAGAGCTTTGCAGAGCTATGCACCTTTAAAAGAAACTTTAGCTGCAGGACTAATTTTATTAGCACGTTGGTGGCCAGATACTGCGTTAGTTGATCCTTTTTGTGGTTCTGGAACAATTCCGATAGAGGCTGCGATGATAGGTTGTAAAATTCCCCCAGGGTTAAAAAGAGATTTTACTGCCACTTCTTGGCCAAATATCTCTAATAAAACTTGGGAACAAGCTAAAGAAGAAGGTATGGAAATAGCTCAGTTTGATAAGAAATTAAAGATAAAAGGTTATGACATTGATGATAATATGGTACAACTTTCAAAAGAGAATGCAAAAAAAGTATTAGGTAAAAATACCCTAGAATTTCATACACTTTCAGTTGAAGATCTTACTTCTAAAGAAGAATACGGGAAAATTATTTGCAACCCACCATATGGTGAAAGACTAGGTGAAGAACCAGAAGTTGATGAATTATATCGTGAAATGGGTAAAGTATTTAGAAAAAGACTTCCTAGTTGGTCATTCTATATATTGACTGCTCACAATAATTTTGAAAAACTGTTTGGTGAAGAAGCAACTAAAAGACGTAAACTGTTTAATGGTCGAATTAAAGTAGATTATTACCAATATTTTGGGCCAAAGCCACCCAAACAAAGATAA
- a CDS encoding GNAT family N-acetyltransferase has translation MLIRQGVISDFERLNWAWRKDNIPTQKIFKDRILEGKQEFWVVESSEHEELLGEFHIVWNSFDPYEADGLSRAYICAFRIHPEYRGQGLGRKLKDRVLQRVKEAGKTQVTIGVKSDRPEIREMYKKWGFTELIKTKDVDHHNFDSYGNPNFVDNSIELYLKYLIN, from the coding sequence ATGCTTATAAGACAGGGGGTTATTTCTGACTTTGAAAGGTTAAATTGGGCGTGGAGAAAAGATAATATACCAACTCAAAAAATCTTTAAGGATAGAATTTTAGAAGGTAAACAAGAGTTTTGGGTAGTAGAATCTTCTGAACATGAAGAATTATTAGGAGAGTTTCACATTGTCTGGAACTCTTTTGATCCATATGAAGCTGATGGCCTATCTAGAGCATATATATGTGCATTCAGAATACATCCTGAATATAGAGGCCAAGGATTAGGTAGAAAATTAAAGGATAGAGTTTTACAACGTGTTAAGGAAGCGGGTAAAACTCAAGTGACTATTGGAGTTAAGAGTGATCGCCCTGAAATAAGAGAAATGTATAAAAAATGGGGTTTCACAGAACTTATAAAAACAAAGGATGTTGATCATCATAATTTTGATAGTTATGGAAACCCAAACTTTGTAGACAATTCAATTGAACTATATTTAAAATATTTAATTAATTAA
- a CDS encoding DUF418 domain-containing protein, with protein MTKYVFPTEPKKRVEVVDIIRGFALFGVLLVNMTLFKSTLFYLEKTPGEYVGELNILFAWIIELFAEGKFYPIFSFLFGLGFYFFTTRAKKKGLNVVSLYRRRILGLFMFGIIHLVFIWSGDILHLYAIGGLTLLLFNDFKITIIKKFILGFFVLAILVQGGLFLSESLIIEDQIDAEVDPLEERKMLKIQALEVYQEGSFSEILSFRVQEELPFVLANVLISISDILFLFLLGMYAGKKEIFYNIKENIFIFKNVLKWGALVAIPGLIVYVLILQDVILLPRELKLPIQEIVFYVYSIALASVYISGIVILSQKEKFYNLLHPLSYVGKLALTNYLTQSIISVLVFYGYGLGLFGRVSLFIGVVITISIFILQIIWSKLWMTRFKFGPFEWLWRSYTYGELQSITK; from the coding sequence TTTATTTTATTTAGAAAAAACGCCAGGAGAGTATGTAGGAGAGTTAAATATTCTCTTTGCTTGGATTATAGAACTATTTGCGGAAGGGAAGTTTTATCCCATTTTCTCGTTTTTATTTGGTTTAGGATTTTATTTTTTTACTACGAGGGCTAAGAAAAAAGGATTAAATGTAGTATCTCTTTATCGGAGAAGAATTTTAGGACTGTTTATGTTTGGAATAATTCATTTAGTGTTTATATGGTCAGGAGATATTTTACATTTATATGCTATTGGTGGCTTAACTTTATTATTATTTAATGATTTTAAAATAACAATTATAAAAAAGTTTATCTTAGGTTTTTTTGTTCTAGCCATATTAGTACAAGGTGGATTATTTCTTTCAGAGTCATTAATTATTGAAGATCAGATTGATGCGGAAGTAGATCCTTTAGAAGAAAGAAAGATGCTAAAAATACAAGCTTTAGAAGTTTATCAAGAAGGGAGTTTTAGTGAAATTCTTAGTTTTCGTGTTCAAGAGGAGTTGCCATTTGTTTTGGCTAATGTTTTAATAAGTATATCTGATATTTTGTTTTTATTTTTACTGGGAATGTATGCAGGTAAAAAAGAAATTTTTTATAATATAAAAGAGAATATTTTTATATTTAAAAATGTTTTAAAGTGGGGAGCTTTAGTAGCAATTCCAGGGTTAATTGTTTATGTTTTAATTCTACAGGATGTAATATTACTTCCTCGAGAACTTAAACTTCCGATACAAGAAATTGTTTTTTATGTTTATTCAATTGCTTTAGCATCAGTATACATATCAGGTATTGTAATATTATCGCAAAAAGAGAAATTTTATAATTTACTGCACCCATTGTCATATGTTGGTAAATTAGCTCTAACAAACTATTTAACTCAATCTATTATTAGTGTTTTGGTCTTTTATGGTTATGGTTTAGGGTTATTTGGGAGAGTTTCGCTTTTTATAGGTGTTGTAATAACAATATCTATATTTATACTACAAATAATATGGAGTAAGCTTTGGATGACTAGATTTAAATTTGGACCATTTGAATGGCTATGGCGAAGCTATACATATGGAGAATTACAATCAATAACAAAGTAA